A stretch of Aerococcaceae bacterium zg-252 DNA encodes these proteins:
- a CDS encoding site-specific integrase produces MIKEYYLQDGSKRYMFQLYIGVDPLTGKKRRTTRRNFKTKKEASIELARLKVQVEEQGLPTKKQRMKFQEVFDLWKVDYEQTVKESTYFYQTTSFKLHILPKIGNIYIDALTPQRCQKLINEWCSYYKQYSNLIGLTKRVFNYAIVLGLIDENPMLRTIRPTRRKKIDEQPYQSPFYDLEQLKTFLDCVKSNYDNQTYLMFHLLAYTGMRKGELLALRWYDFDELHSNITINQTLTVGKDGKEIFQTPKTNASNRTIALDSITAKLLTAWRNEQREMLFKYGYNTMQEKQLIFTNLQNQCFYSGYVNCILSKILKAHELPYITVHGFRHTHCSLLFESGATLKQVQDRLGHTDINTTMNIYNHVTKKQQDETAELFAKFVKG; encoded by the coding sequence ATGATTAAAGAATATTATTTACAAGACGGGTCGAAGCGCTATATGTTTCAACTCTATATAGGAGTTGACCCACTTACTGGGAAGAAAAGACGCACAACAAGACGGAATTTTAAGACAAAAAAAGAAGCTAGCATTGAACTAGCTCGATTAAAAGTGCAAGTTGAAGAGCAAGGACTCCCAACGAAAAAACAGCGAATGAAGTTTCAAGAAGTATTTGACTTGTGGAAAGTAGACTATGAACAGACGGTAAAAGAAAGTACATATTTTTATCAAACAACGTCATTTAAATTACACATATTACCCAAAATAGGTAACATCTATATAGACGCTCTCACACCTCAAAGATGTCAAAAGCTCATTAACGAATGGTGTAGCTATTACAAACAATACAGCAACCTCATCGGACTAACAAAGAGGGTATTTAATTACGCCATTGTCCTCGGTTTGATAGATGAAAACCCAATGTTGAGAACAATCAGACCCACTAGACGCAAGAAGATAGATGAACAGCCCTATCAGTCGCCTTTTTATGACTTAGAGCAATTAAAGACGTTTCTTGATTGCGTTAAATCTAACTACGACAATCAGACCTATTTGATGTTTCACCTGTTAGCCTATACTGGAATGCGTAAAGGGGAGCTATTAGCATTGCGGTGGTACGACTTTGATGAGTTACATAGCAACATCACCATTAATCAAACACTAACAGTAGGCAAAGACGGCAAAGAGATTTTTCAAACTCCTAAAACGAATGCAAGCAATCGAACAATAGCATTAGATAGCATTACAGCCAAATTATTAACAGCATGGCGGAACGAACAAAGAGAAATGCTATTTAAATACGGCTACAATACCATGCAAGAAAAACAATTAATATTTACCAATTTACAAAATCAATGCTTTTATTCGGGATACGTCAACTGTATACTATCTAAAATTTTAAAAGCTCATGAGCTACCCTACATAACAGTGCATGGGTTTAGGCACACGCATTGTAGTTTGTTATTCGAAAGTGGTGCAACCTTGAAACAAGTACAAGACCGATTAGGGCATACGGATATAAATACGACAATGAACATCTATAACCACGTTACCAAAAAACAACAAGATGAAACGGCTGAACTATTTGCCAAATTCGTAAAAGGGTAG
- the acpS gene encoding holo-ACP synthase has translation MRLGTDIIEIQRIALACERNALFPSKILSQSELDLYESMPQTRRFEFLAGRFSAKEAYAKALGTGIGRLKFTDLTILPDYFGKPILHEGPIVENVLVSISHCKEYATATVIINAEKDEVEAAINRL, from the coding sequence ATGCGTTTAGGAACGGATATTATTGAGATTCAGCGAATTGCATTGGCATGCGAGCGAAATGCTTTATTTCCTAGTAAAATACTTTCGCAATCAGAACTTGATTTATATGAATCTATGCCTCAAACACGGCGGTTTGAATTTTTAGCGGGACGATTTAGTGCGAAAGAAGCCTATGCGAAAGCGTTAGGAACTGGAATAGGTCGGTTAAAATTTACAGATTTAACTATCTTGCCGGATTATTTTGGCAAACCGATTTTGCATGAAGGGCCGATTGTTGAAAATGTATTGGTTTCGATTAGCCATTGCAAAGAATATGCCACTGCGACAGTAATTATTAATGCCGAAAAAGATGAGGTAGAGGCAGCTATTAATAGATTGTAG